One part of the Mycolicibacterium aromaticivorans JS19b1 = JCM 16368 genome encodes these proteins:
- a CDS encoding acetolactate synthase large subunit, with amino-acid sequence MSAPTRPPEPSATADSPGAAHSAGKNGTTAAKRVAPEQLTGAQAVVRSLEEIGVETIFGIPGGAVLPVYDPLYDSQKLRHVLVRHEQGAGHAASGYAHATGKVGVMMATSGPGATNLVTPLADAQMDSIPVVAITGQVGRSLIGTDAFQEADISGITMPITKHNFLVRNGDDIPRVIAEAFHIASSGRPGAVLVDIPKDILQGQCTFSWPPQIDLPGYKPNTKPHSRQIREAAKLIAAARRPVLYVGGGVIRGEATDELRTLAELTGIPVVTTLMARGAFPDSHQQNLGMPGMHGTVAAVAGLQKSDLLIALGARFDDRVTGKLDSFAPEAKVIHVDIDPAEIGKNRNADVPIVGDVKLAISELIEALRKISGAEPRANQDDWWEYLNGIQATYPLSYDPQHDGSLSPEYVISQLGKIAGPDAIYVAGVGQHQMWAAQFISYENPRTWLNSGGLGTMGYAVPAAMGAKMARPEAEVWAIDGDGCFQMTNQELATCAVEGVPIKVALINNGNLGMVRQWQTLFYEERYSQTDLATHSHRIPDFVKLAEAYGCVGLRCEREEDVIDVINQARAINDRPVVIDFIVGADAQVWPMVAAGCGNDEIMAARNIRPLFDDNEEGRA; translated from the coding sequence CGCTCGCTGGAAGAGATCGGCGTCGAGACCATCTTCGGAATCCCGGGCGGCGCGGTGCTGCCGGTCTACGACCCGCTCTACGACTCCCAGAAACTGCGCCACGTGCTGGTCCGCCACGAACAGGGCGCCGGGCACGCCGCCAGCGGTTACGCCCACGCCACCGGCAAGGTCGGGGTCATGATGGCCACCTCGGGTCCGGGTGCCACCAACCTGGTCACCCCGTTGGCCGACGCGCAGATGGACTCCATCCCGGTGGTCGCCATCACCGGGCAGGTCGGTCGCAGCCTGATCGGGACCGACGCCTTCCAGGAAGCCGACATTTCCGGCATCACGATGCCGATCACCAAGCACAATTTCCTGGTGCGCAACGGTGACGACATCCCGAGGGTGATCGCCGAGGCGTTCCACATCGCGTCAAGCGGACGTCCTGGAGCTGTTCTTGTCGATATCCCGAAGGACATCTTGCAGGGGCAGTGCACGTTCTCATGGCCGCCGCAGATCGATCTGCCCGGCTACAAGCCCAACACCAAGCCGCACAGCCGGCAGATCCGCGAGGCCGCCAAGCTGATCGCCGCGGCGCGTCGGCCGGTGCTCTATGTCGGCGGCGGCGTGATCCGCGGTGAGGCCACCGACGAGTTGCGGACGCTGGCCGAGCTGACCGGCATCCCGGTGGTCACCACCCTGATGGCGCGCGGTGCCTTCCCGGACAGCCACCAGCAGAACCTGGGTATGCCGGGTATGCATGGCACCGTCGCCGCGGTGGCCGGGCTGCAAAAGAGCGACCTGCTGATCGCGTTGGGTGCGCGGTTCGATGACCGGGTGACCGGCAAGCTGGATTCCTTTGCCCCCGAGGCGAAGGTCATCCACGTCGACATCGATCCCGCCGAGATCGGTAAGAACCGCAACGCCGACGTGCCGATCGTGGGCGATGTGAAGCTGGCGATCAGCGAACTGATCGAGGCGCTGCGCAAGATCTCCGGCGCGGAACCGCGGGCGAACCAGGACGACTGGTGGGAGTACCTGAACGGGATCCAGGCGACCTACCCGCTGAGCTATGACCCGCAGCATGACGGCAGCCTCAGCCCGGAGTACGTGATCTCCCAGTTGGGCAAGATCGCCGGGCCGGACGCCATCTACGTCGCGGGCGTCGGCCAGCACCAGATGTGGGCAGCGCAGTTCATCTCCTACGAAAACCCGCGCACCTGGCTGAATTCCGGCGGTCTGGGGACCATGGGCTACGCCGTCCCGGCGGCCATGGGCGCCAAGATGGCCAGGCCCGAGGCCGAGGTGTGGGCGATCGACGGCGACGGCTGCTTCCAGATGACCAATCAGGAGCTGGCCACCTGCGCGGTCGAAGGGGTGCCGATCAAGGTCGCGCTGATCAACAACGGCAACCTGGGCATGGTGCGCCAATGGCAGACCCTGTTCTACGAAGAGCGGTACAGCCAAACCGATCTGGCCACCCACAGCCATCGCATCCCGGACTTCGTCAAGCTGGCCGAGGCGTACGGGTGTGTCGGGCTGCGTTGCGAGCGTGAAGAAGACGTGATCGACGTGATCAACCAGGCCCGGGCCATCAACGACCGGCCGGTGGTGATCGACTTCATCGTCGGCGCCGACGCCCAGGTGTGGCCGATGGTCGCCGCGGGCTGCGGCAACGACGAGATCATGGCGGCGCGCAACATCCGCCCGCTGTTCGACGACAACGAGGAGGGACGGGCCTGA
- the ilvN gene encoding acetolactate synthase small subunit — protein sequence MAGNTVTHTLSVLVEDKPGVLARVAALFSRRGFNIESLAVGATEQKNMSRMTIVVTAEETPLEQITKQLNKLINVIKIVEQDVENSVHRELALIKVRADAGTRGQVIEAVNLFRAKVIDVSTESLTIEATGTQEKIEAFLRVLEPYGVREIVQSGVVSLSRGPRGMTNAK from the coding sequence ATGGCGGGAAACACTGTCACCCACACCCTTTCGGTGTTGGTGGAAGACAAGCCCGGTGTGCTGGCCCGGGTGGCCGCACTGTTCTCCCGGCGCGGCTTCAACATCGAGTCACTGGCGGTCGGAGCCACCGAGCAGAAGAACATGTCGCGGATGACGATCGTCGTCACCGCGGAGGAGACACCGCTCGAGCAGATCACCAAGCAGCTCAACAAGCTGATCAACGTGATCAAGATCGTCGAGCAGGACGTCGAGAATTCGGTGCACCGTGAACTCGCGCTGATCAAGGTCCGCGCCGACGCCGGCACCCGCGGGCAGGTCATCGAGGCGGTGAACCTGTTCCGCGCCAAGGTGATCGACGTGTCCACCGAGTCGCTGACCATCGAGGCGACCGGCACCCAGGAGAAGATCGAGGCGTTCCTGCGGGTGCTCGAACCCTATGGCGTGCGCGAGATCGTGCAGTCCGGCGTGGTGTCACTGTCGCGAGGACCGCGCGGCATGACGAACGCCAAGTAA
- the serA gene encoding phosphoglycerate dehydrogenase has translation MNLPVVLIADKLAESTVAALGDQVEVRWVDGPDRPKLLAAVADADALLVRSATTVDAEVIAAAPKLKIVARAGVGLDNVDVDAATAAGVLVVNAPTSNIHSAAEHALALMLSAARQIPAADATLRQHTWKRSSFSGTEIYGKTVGVVGLGRIGQLVAQRLAAFGTHVIAYDPYVPAARAAQLGIELMPLDDLLARADFISVHLPKTPETAGLLGKEALAKTKKGVVIVNAARGGLIDEHALADAITSGHVFAAGLDVFSTEPCTDSPLFELPQVVVTPHLGASTAEAQDRAGTDVAASVKLALAGEFVPDAVNVGGGAVSEEVAPWLDLARKLGLLVGVLSTGAASNLSVRVSGEIASEDVEVLKLSALRGFFSTVTDQQVTFVNAPNLAAERGLQSELTTASESPNHRSLVDVRVVGPDGTATNVSGTLSGPQQVEKVVQINGRNFDLRAEGVNLVLHYSDQPGALGKIGTVLGNADVNILAAQLSQDTSGEAATLMLRLDRDVSDDIRSAIRTAVGATTLEVVDLS, from the coding sequence GTGAATCTGCCCGTTGTGTTGATCGCAGACAAGCTCGCCGAGTCGACCGTCGCAGCCCTGGGTGACCAGGTCGAGGTGCGCTGGGTCGACGGCCCGGACCGGCCGAAACTGCTGGCCGCCGTCGCCGACGCCGACGCCCTGCTGGTGCGCTCGGCCACCACGGTGGACGCCGAGGTGATCGCCGCCGCGCCCAAGCTGAAGATCGTCGCCCGGGCCGGCGTCGGCCTGGACAACGTCGACGTCGACGCCGCCACCGCTGCCGGGGTGCTGGTCGTGAACGCGCCGACGTCGAACATCCACAGCGCCGCCGAGCACGCGCTGGCCCTGATGCTGTCGGCCGCGCGGCAGATCCCCGCCGCCGACGCGACGCTGCGCCAGCACACCTGGAAGCGGTCGTCGTTCTCCGGCACCGAGATCTACGGCAAGACCGTCGGCGTGGTGGGTCTTGGCCGGATCGGACAGCTGGTGGCGCAGCGCCTGGCCGCCTTCGGCACCCACGTCATCGCCTACGACCCGTACGTGCCGGCCGCCCGCGCCGCCCAGCTGGGCATCGAGCTGATGCCGCTCGACGACCTGCTGGCCCGGGCCGACTTCATCTCCGTGCACCTGCCCAAGACCCCGGAGACCGCCGGTCTGCTCGGCAAGGAGGCGCTGGCGAAGACCAAGAAGGGCGTGGTCATCGTCAACGCCGCCCGTGGTGGTCTGATCGACGAGCACGCCCTCGCCGATGCGATCACAAGTGGTCATGTGTTCGCGGCGGGCCTCGATGTGTTCAGCACCGAACCGTGCACCGACAGCCCGTTGTTCGAACTGCCGCAGGTTGTCGTCACCCCGCACCTGGGTGCCTCCACCGCCGAGGCTCAGGACCGGGCAGGCACCGATGTGGCGGCGAGCGTGAAGCTGGCGCTGGCCGGCGAGTTCGTGCCGGATGCGGTCAACGTCGGCGGCGGTGCGGTGAGCGAAGAGGTGGCACCCTGGCTGGACCTGGCCCGCAAGCTCGGCCTGCTGGTCGGTGTGCTGTCCACCGGCGCCGCGTCGAACCTGTCGGTCCGGGTCTCCGGCGAGATTGCCTCCGAAGATGTTGAGGTGCTGAAACTTTCGGCGCTGCGCGGATTCTTCTCGACGGTGACCGATCAGCAGGTGACGTTCGTCAACGCGCCGAACCTGGCCGCCGAACGGGGCCTGCAGAGCGAACTGACGACGGCGAGCGAGAGCCCCAACCATCGCAGCCTCGTCGACGTCCGGGTGGTCGGTCCCGACGGCACCGCCACAAACGTGTCCGGAACGTTGTCCGGCCCGCAGCAGGTCGAGAAGGTCGTCCAGATCAACGGGCGCAACTTCGATCTGCGCGCCGAGGGGGTGAACCTGGTGCTGCACTACTCGGATCAGCCCGGGGCGCTGGGCAAGATCGGCACGGTGCTCGGCAACGCCGACGTGAACATCCTGGCGGCTCAGCTGAGCCAGGACACCAGCGGCGAGGCCGCGACTCTGATGCTGCGGCTGGACCGCGATGTGTCCGACGATATCCGGTCGGCGATCCGCACGGCCGTCGGCGCGACGACCCTGGAAGTGGTGGACCTGTCATGA
- the ilvC gene encoding ketol-acid reductoisomerase, with product MFYDDDADLSIIQGRKVGVIGYGSQGHAHSLSLRDSGVQVKVGLKEGSKSREKVTEQGLEVDTPAEVAKWADVIMLLAPDTAQAEIFKNDIEPNLEDGNALFFGHGLNIHFGLIKPPANVTIGMVAPKGPGHLVRRQFVDGKGVPCLIAVDQDPKGEGQALALSYAKGIGGTRAGVIKTDFKEETETDLFGEQAVLCGGTEELVKAGFEVMVEAGYAPEMAYFEVLHELKLIVDLMYEGGIARMNYSVSDTAEFGGYISGPRVIDADTKERMRGILKDIQDGSFVKRLVANVEGGNKELEGLRKKNAEHPIEVTGKKLRDLMSWVDRPITETA from the coding sequence ATGTTCTACGACGATGACGCCGACCTGTCGATCATTCAGGGCCGCAAGGTCGGTGTGATCGGTTACGGCAGCCAGGGCCACGCGCACTCGCTGAGCCTGCGTGACTCGGGCGTGCAGGTCAAGGTCGGCCTCAAGGAGGGCTCCAAGTCGCGCGAGAAGGTCACCGAGCAGGGCCTCGAGGTCGACACTCCCGCCGAGGTCGCCAAGTGGGCCGACGTCATCATGTTGCTGGCCCCGGACACCGCGCAGGCCGAGATCTTCAAGAACGACATCGAGCCGAACCTCGAGGACGGCAACGCCCTGTTCTTCGGCCACGGCCTGAACATCCACTTCGGTCTGATCAAGCCGCCGGCCAACGTGACCATCGGCATGGTCGCCCCCAAGGGCCCCGGCCACCTGGTGCGCCGCCAGTTCGTCGACGGCAAGGGTGTGCCCTGCCTGATCGCCGTCGACCAGGACCCCAAGGGTGAGGGCCAGGCGCTGGCGCTGTCCTACGCCAAGGGCATCGGCGGTACCCGCGCGGGCGTCATCAAGACGGACTTCAAGGAAGAGACCGAGACCGACCTCTTCGGTGAGCAGGCCGTGTTGTGCGGTGGCACCGAGGAACTCGTCAAGGCCGGCTTCGAGGTCATGGTCGAGGCGGGCTACGCCCCCGAGATGGCTTACTTCGAGGTGCTCCACGAGCTCAAGCTGATCGTCGACCTGATGTACGAGGGCGGCATCGCCCGGATGAACTACTCGGTGTCCGACACCGCGGAGTTCGGTGGCTACATCTCCGGTCCGCGCGTCATCGATGCCGACACCAAGGAGCGGATGCGCGGCATCCTCAAGGACATCCAGGACGGGAGCTTCGTCAAGCGCCTGGTCGCCAACGTCGAGGGCGGCAACAAGGAGCTCGAAGGACTGCGCAAGAAGAACGCCGAGCACCCGATCGAGGTCACTGGCAAGAAGCTGCGCGACCTGATGAGCTGGGTCGACCGGCCCATCACCGAAACGGCTTAG
- a CDS encoding phytoene desaturase family protein, translated as MDVTVVGSGPNGLAAAVICARAGLSVRVIEGQPTFGGGARTTADPEYPGIRHDVCSAVHPLALASPFFAEFDLPARGVELIVPEISYANPLPNRPAAIAYHSLQRTCAELDEGSSWRRLFGPLASHPAGVLGFFLGDKRSLPPDLLTTVRSGLRVLAQGSPAWGVLRGEDARALFTGVGTHAISTMPSPVNSGAGIMLGTVAHTAGWPVPVGGSQVIVDAMLADLQAHGGELVVGEPVTSPPPGVVIYDTAPTALLDIYGSAVPDSYAKSLRRYKFGPGVCKVDFVLSGDIPWRDERMANSPTVHMGGTRAQMAYGEKEIAAGRHAEWPMTLAALPHLSDPSRIDSAGRRPLWTYAHVPSNSTEDVTETVIRMFENAAPGFRDLVLASRCVTAAQMPAHNANYVGGDIIVGGATLFAAMVGPTLRWNPWTTPIPKAYLSSSATPPGTGVHGMCGYYAARTVLKREFGLPLPSLAP; from the coding sequence GTGGACGTGACCGTCGTCGGCAGTGGTCCCAATGGGTTGGCGGCCGCCGTCATCTGCGCGCGCGCCGGCTTGTCGGTGCGCGTCATCGAAGGCCAGCCGACGTTCGGCGGCGGTGCCCGCACCACGGCCGACCCGGAATATCCCGGCATCCGGCATGACGTCTGCTCGGCCGTGCATCCGCTGGCACTGGCCTCCCCCTTCTTCGCCGAGTTCGACCTTCCGGCGCGGGGCGTCGAGTTGATCGTGCCGGAGATCTCCTACGCGAACCCGCTGCCGAACCGGCCCGCCGCGATCGCCTACCACTCGCTGCAGCGCACCTGCGCCGAACTGGACGAGGGCAGCTCGTGGCGGCGGCTGTTCGGTCCGCTGGCGTCCCATCCCGCCGGTGTGCTCGGATTCTTCCTCGGCGACAAGCGCTCGCTGCCACCCGATCTCCTCACCACCGTGCGATCGGGACTGCGGGTGCTCGCCCAGGGCAGCCCGGCGTGGGGCGTGCTGCGCGGCGAGGACGCCCGCGCGCTGTTCACCGGCGTTGGCACCCATGCGATCTCGACGATGCCGTCGCCGGTCAACAGTGGCGCCGGGATCATGCTCGGCACGGTCGCGCACACCGCGGGCTGGCCGGTGCCGGTCGGCGGCAGCCAGGTGATCGTCGACGCGATGCTCGCGGATCTGCAGGCCCACGGCGGCGAGCTGGTGGTCGGCGAGCCGGTGACCTCCCCACCGCCGGGTGTGGTGATCTACGACACCGCGCCCACCGCGCTGCTGGACATCTACGGCTCAGCGGTACCGGATTCTTACGCAAAGTCCTTGCGGCGCTACAAGTTCGGGCCGGGTGTCTGCAAAGTGGACTTCGTGCTCTCCGGCGACATCCCCTGGCGTGACGAGCGGATGGCGAACTCCCCCACCGTCCACATGGGCGGCACCCGCGCGCAGATGGCGTACGGCGAGAAGGAGATCGCCGCGGGGCGCCACGCCGAGTGGCCGATGACGTTGGCGGCGCTGCCGCACCTGTCCGACCCGTCGCGGATCGACTCCGCGGGACGCCGACCGCTGTGGACGTATGCGCACGTTCCGTCGAACTCGACCGAGGACGTCACCGAGACGGTCATCAGAATGTTCGAGAACGCCGCACCCGGATTCCGGGACTTGGTGCTGGCCTCGCGATGTGTGACCGCGGCGCAGATGCCTGCGCACAACGCGAACTACGTCGGCGGCGACATCATCGTCGGCGGGGCGACGCTGTTCGCGGCGATGGTCGGGCCGACGTTGCGCTGGAATCCGTGGACCACCCCGATCCCCAAGGCGTACCTGAGTTCGTCGGCGACTCCGCCGGGGACCGGCGTGCACGGGATGTGCGGTTACTACGCCGCGCGCACGGTGCTCAAGCGTGAATTCGGCCTGCCACTGCCGTCACTCGCCCCCTAA